CCTTCACCAGCAGCTTTTCCCATCCGTGGCCGTTTCGTGCGGTCCCTGTCCCCTCCACAGCCAAACAACGTAATCACACGCCCACCACGCTCCTTCACTAACTCACGGCCCAGCGCAATTAAATTGCGCAAAGCATCATCGGTATGCGCATAATCCACCACCACCGTAATGCCCGTATCGCCCGAAGGCACCACCTCAAACCGCCCCGGCACTTGAGCACCAGCAGCAGCCCCCACAGCAATCTCATCCAGCGTCAATCCACGTGCCCACGCCGCCGCACTCGCCGCCAGCAAGTTGTAGACATTCACGCGCCCCGTCAGCGGCGACCGCATCTCAACCACACCCGCAGGCGTCATCATCCGAAACCGAGTCTCCCCCGCCAGCATCTGCACCGACTCAGCACGAAACTCGCCCCATCCCTCCATCCCATACGACAACACCTGCGACTGCCCCGCAATTGCTACCAGCCTCTCGCCATAAGGATCATCCGCATTCAACACCGCAACTCGCGGCGGCGGCGCACCCACGCCTTCAAACAACCGCGTCTTCGCTGCAAAATAAGCCTCCATCGTCTCGTGATAATCCAGATGGTCCTGCGTCAGATTTGTAAAGATAGCCACATCCACAGGCAGCCCCCAAACCCGCTCCTGCTCCAGCGCATGGCTCGACATCTCCATCACTGCCTCAGTCGCACCCGCCTTCACCCCATCGGCAAAGATCGCCAGCACGTCCCGGCTCTCCGGCGTCGTATGCGGAGACACCCGCACCTCATCGCCCACATGCGTCTCAATCGTCCCAATCAGCACGCACGTCCGCCGCACACTGCGCAACATCGCCTCCAGCAGAAACGCAGTCGTCGTCTTCCCATTCGTTCCCGTCACAGCGCTCAAAGCCAGCCGACGCTCAGGATGCCCCATCACCGCCGCACTCGCCTCAGCCAGCGCTCGCCGCCCATGCTCCACCAGCGCCACACCTACCGCCGCATCGTCCCGCCGCAAACCCTCATACGCCTCACGAGAATCCGTCACCACAGCCGCCGCACCCTGCGCCACCGCCGCCTCTATATACCGATTCCCATCCGTAGCTCCACCGCGCATCGCAACAAACGCATCGCCGCGCCCCACTCGCCGCGAGTCATACTCAACGCCGGTAACCTCGACAGCAGGCGCACCCGCGCTCTCCACCACCCCAACATTGGCTATAAAGTCAGTCCACCGCATAGGCCATTCTAAAGCCGACGGCAAGCAGAACATGTTCTGCTCGATCTTCTTTACTGCGTAAATCTGCTCTATTTTCTTTACCGCGTAAACCGAACCACGATCTCCGTCCCACTCGGCACCATCGTCCCCGCCGCCGGAACCTGCTCCCGCGCCAGACCGCTGCCTACCGGCTTCACTCGCAACCCAACCGCATCTGCCTGTTCCACCGCCGCACGCAGTCCAACTCCAGTAAACGAAGGCACAGCCACGCGCTTGCTCGCATCCACCGTAACGCCGCTGCCGCTCTTCGCCTGAGCCGGTGGCGCCGTATTCGCCGGAGTCAGATGAGCCGCCTCACCCGCCGCCGTGTCCGGCATCGAAGAACTCGTTCCTCCGTTCGCCTTGAACGCCGACAACACCTTTGCCGGCAGCAGCCCCATTACTCCCGGCGATTTGTCCTTCGCAGAGGCCTTCGCCGCAGCAACCGCAGCCTTATCATCCGCACTCGCCTGTGGCGCAGTGACAGCCGCCGGATTCCGCAGCGGATCATCCGCAGGCAGATTGTTCGCATCATCGAACATCGATGTCAGATCCGTCGTGCTGTCCGCTGGACTATCGTCAACCAAATCCTTCGCCGTCAGCATCGGCTCAGCCTTCTTCGCCTTCAGCGGCTGATCGTGCGGCACTCCCAGATACTCGAGCACCTGCTGCGCCACCTCCGCAAACACAGGCGCGCTCACCGCCGCACCATACTTGCTCGGCCCCGCCGTCGGATTATCAATTACAACCGTCACCGAAATCGCCGGATTGCTCACCGGCGCAAATCCCGCAAAGCTCGCAACCAGCTTCGTATGCGAGTACGTGTGCGTCGCCGGATCGATCTTCTGCGCCGTACCCGTCTTTCCCGCCGAGCTATACCCATTCAACGCCGCAGCCTTGCCCGTTCCCTCTTCGACAATGCCCTGCATCATCTTCCGCATCTTCGCCGAGCTCAACTCCGAGATCACGCGATGCGCCCCATCCGGCAGCGGATCAGGCAGCTCGTTCTCAGGATGAAACGCCACCGGCTTCAATCGCGGATCGCCCTTCATCGCGTCAGTCGAGCTCAGCAGAATATGCGGAGGCAGATACATTCCTCCATTCGCAATTGTGCTAACCATGGTTACAAGTTGAATCGGCGTTACACCAACCTCCTGCCCGATCGCCAGCGACAAAATACTCGTCGATCCCCACCGTCTCGGCGGACGCAGCAGCCCGCGCGTCTCGCTCGGCAGCTCAATGCCCGTGCGCTCGCCAAACCCATACGCCTTCATATAGTGGTAGAACTTGTCCGGCCCCAGCTTCAGCGCCATCTTCGCCGCGCCCACGTCGCTCGACCGCTCCAGCGCATACTGCACAGTGATCTTGCCTAGCCCTCGGTCCGATACGTCGTCATGCAACGTACGCCCATACATCGTCATCTGGCCGCCCTGGCAATCCACAATGTCAGTCGGCTCCACACCCGCGCCATCAATTGCGGCAGAGTACGTCACCAGCTTGAACGTCGAGCCCGGCTCATACACATCGCTCACCGCCAGGTCCGTCAACGATCCCGGCTGCATGTGCCGCGAATCGTTCGGATTAAATCGCGGAGAGATCGCCAGCGCCAGTATCTGCCCGGTGTGCGGGTCCTGCACCACCACCGTTCCGTGCAGCGCCTTCACCTTCGCCATCTGCTCATCCAGCGCCTTCTCTGCGATGTACTGGATGTTCGCGTCAATCGTCAGCAAAAGATTCTCGCCCGGCAGCGGCTGGCTCTCTTCGCTTCCCAGCACATGGCGTCTCGCGTCCAGCGCGGTCAGCATATGCCCCGGCGTGCCATGCATGTCGTCGTCAAACTCCAGCTCCAGCCCGCCCAAACCCTCGTCGTCGGTGCCGACATAACCCAGCACCTGCGCCGCCAGATCGTTGTTCGGATAGAACCGCTTGAACTCCTTCTGAATGTACACACCCTTCAGATTCAGCTCTTGCACCCGCTTCGATGTCTCCGGATCGAGCTTTCGCGCTACCCAGGCAAAATTTCTCGAAGCATTCAGTCTGGCCAATATCCGGTTCTCCGACGTATAGCTGTCCGCCGGATCGGAATGCACAATCTGCGACAGCAGATGCGCCGCATTTTCCTTGTTATCACCCAGCTCCGAAGGCACCGCGTATACGCTGTCCACCAGCACTGTCATCGCCAGCTCGCGCAGATTGCGGTCGTACAACATCCCGCGCCGCGGAGCCACCTCAAACGTCCTCTGCTGCTGCTGTGCCGCACGGCGTACAAATTCAGAGTGACGCACCACCTGCACCCACCCCAGCCGCAGCACAATCAATCCCACCCAGAAGCAGAAAAAAAGCGTCACGTAGACGAAACGGATTCTCCGTATCGGAGCCGTCAACGTCTGCCGTGGCGCCTGCTTCATACTTCTGTTAACTCCCGCTCCGTCTACCTCTAATTGCTTATCTCTATCCTACTGCCCCATCAAGCGGGGAGCGCGGGCCTGTGCCATCACCGGAACATTCGAGTCGCTGCCATCCTGACGAATCACCTGACCGGGCTGAGGAGCGTCCAGACCAAGCTGCTTGGCAATCCGGTCAATCCGCTCCGGGTCGGTCAGCTCAGCCTCCGACAGGCGAAGCTGCCGGTTCTGCTCGCTCAGATGTTCGACCTGCACCTTCTGCGCCTCGATGTTGTAGCCCATCTCGATCGCCGAAAAGTGCTGCCACACATAGACCATCACCAGCACGAACAAAATGCTCGTCACCGCCGCAAACGTGCGCATCTCGCGCTTCCGCTCCGGGTCGTCAGCCTTCACGATGCGGCTGTTGTCGATGTGCTTGGTGAAAAAAACCTCGGGCGTAGGGCCGCGTCGCGCTCTCCGCTGCGCCTCATACAGCTCACGGTTCCGCTCGGCCAGGGTCGCCGCGCGCCCCTGCGACTGCCGCCGCGTGCCCATCATCTCGATCTGTTGTCCTGCCATCGCCGTTGCTGCCATAGCGCACCTCTTCTGCTCTTACCTGCCCGACTTCTTTATGTCCGGGCTGAATTCTTTGCCATCTCTTCAAAACGTACGAACCGGGCCGGGGTTGCTATTTGAAGGAAGGGACTTTTTGTTACAAGTTGTCTTTCGCCTGAAAGAAGGTAGGACAACCCCGACCCGATCACTTGCCGTTACCCATCTGGCACGTCCTCCCAAACAAGCAACTAAACCTGTTACTTAATCTTCTCCGCCGCCCGCATCTTTGCACTTCTTGCTCGCGGGTTTCTCATCTCTTCCTGCTCACCGGCTACAACCGGCTTCTTCGTCAAAACCTCAAACACCTTGTCCCGGCCAGCCTCACGGAACGCATCCTTCACCAGCCGGTCCTCCAACGAGTGGAAGCTGATCAACACCAGCCTTCCTCCCGGCTTCAGCAGAGACGGCGCGCTCTTAAGCAGCGTCCTGATCTCTCCCAGCTCATCATTCACTCGAATCCGAAGCGCCTGAAAGGTCCGTGTAGCGGGGTGAATCTTGTCGCCTTTCATTGATGGGGCCGCGGCCGATACCACTCTGGCTAACTCCGCCGTCGTTGTAATCGGCCGGGCCCTCACAATGGCTCTGGCGATTCTCCGCGACCTCCTTTCCTCTCCGAATTCGTAAATCAGGTCGGCGAGCTCGTTTTCGTCCTCCTGATTTACCACTTGCTCGGCCGTCTCCCCACTGCGCGTATCCATCCGCATGTCTAGTGGACCGTCCGACCGAAAACTGAATCCTCTGTACGCCTCGTCCAGTTGCAAACTGCTCACGCCAAAATCAGCGAGCAGGCCATCCAGACTCCCTGGCTTAATCAGGCTCGAAGCCTCCGAAAACGCCCTCGGCTCAAAAACCACCTCCGGCATCTCGCTGCCAATCTCGGCTCTTACTTCTTCAAGCCTCGCCTTGGCTGCCTCCATCGCCTGCGGGTCGCGATCAAAGCAGATCAATCTG
This region of Edaphobacter dinghuensis genomic DNA includes:
- a CDS encoding UDP-N-acetylmuramoyl-L-alanyl-D-glutamate--2,6-diaminopimelate ligase, with the translated sequence MRWTDFIANVGVVESAGAPAVEVTGVEYDSRRVGRGDAFVAMRGGATDGNRYIEAAVAQGAAAVVTDSREAYEGLRRDDAAVGVALVEHGRRALAEASAAVMGHPERRLALSAVTGTNGKTTTAFLLEAMLRSVRRTCVLIGTIETHVGDEVRVSPHTTPESRDVLAIFADGVKAGATEAVMEMSSHALEQERVWGLPVDVAIFTNLTQDHLDYHETMEAYFAAKTRLFEGVGAPPPRVAVLNADDPYGERLVAIAGQSQVLSYGMEGWGEFRAESVQMLAGETRFRMMTPAGVVEMRSPLTGRVNVYNLLAASAAAWARGLTLDEIAVGAAAGAQVPGRFEVVPSGDTGITVVVDYAHTDDALRNLIALGRELVKERGGRVITLFGCGGDRDRTKRPRMGKAAGEGSDLVVLTSDNPRSEEPMAIIEEALAGVTATGTTCIVEEDRAGAIEIAIRSARAGDIVLLAGKGHEKVQVLRDGTVPFDDVAVAAAALKEIA
- a CDS encoding penicillin-binding protein encodes the protein MKQAPRQTLTAPIRRIRFVYVTLFFCFWVGLIVLRLGWVQVVRHSEFVRRAAQQQQRTFEVAPRRGMLYDRNLRELAMTVLVDSVYAVPSELGDNKENAAHLLSQIVHSDPADSYTSENRILARLNASRNFAWVARKLDPETSKRVQELNLKGVYIQKEFKRFYPNNDLAAQVLGYVGTDDEGLGGLELEFDDDMHGTPGHMLTALDARRHVLGSEESQPLPGENLLLTIDANIQYIAEKALDEQMAKVKALHGTVVVQDPHTGQILALAISPRFNPNDSRHMQPGSLTDLAVSDVYEPGSTFKLVTYSAAIDGAGVEPTDIVDCQGGQMTMYGRTLHDDVSDRGLGKITVQYALERSSDVGAAKMALKLGPDKFYHYMKAYGFGERTGIELPSETRGLLRPPRRWGSTSILSLAIGQEVGVTPIQLVTMVSTIANGGMYLPPHILLSSTDAMKGDPRLKPVAFHPENELPDPLPDGAHRVISELSSAKMRKMMQGIVEEGTGKAAALNGYSSAGKTGTAQKIDPATHTYSHTKLVASFAGFAPVSNPAISVTVVIDNPTAGPSKYGAAVSAPVFAEVAQQVLEYLGVPHDQPLKAKKAEPMLTAKDLVDDSPADSTTDLTSMFDDANNLPADDPLRNPAAVTAPQASADDKAAVAAAKASAKDKSPGVMGLLPAKVLSAFKANGGTSSSMPDTAAGEAAHLTPANTAPPAQAKSGSGVTVDASKRVAVPSFTGVGLRAAVEQADAVGLRVKPVGSGLAREQVPAAGTMVPSGTEIVVRFTR
- a CDS encoding cell division protein FtsL, whose amino-acid sequence is MAATAMAGQQIEMMGTRRQSQGRAATLAERNRELYEAQRRARRGPTPEVFFTKHIDNSRIVKADDPERKREMRTFAAVTSILFVLVMVYVWQHFSAIEMGYNIEAQKVQVEHLSEQNRQLRLSEAELTDPERIDRIAKQLGLDAPQPGQVIRQDGSDSNVPVMAQARAPRLMGQ
- the rsmH gene encoding 16S rRNA (cytosine(1402)-N(4))-methyltransferase RsmH, yielding MDEAPQGERVVRKQQHVPVLLDEALEYLNVRPGGVYVDATLGLAGHSSQIAKRLGAKGRLICFDRDPQAMEAAKARLEEVRAEIGSEMPEVVFEPRAFSEASSLIKPGSLDGLLADFGVSSLQLDEAYRGFSFRSDGPLDMRMDTRSGETAEQVVNQEDENELADLIYEFGEERRSRRIARAIVRARPITTTAELARVVSAAAPSMKGDKIHPATRTFQALRIRVNDELGEIRTLLKSAPSLLKPGGRLVLISFHSLEDRLVKDAFREAGRDKVFEVLTKKPVVAGEQEEMRNPRARSAKMRAAEKIK